A DNA window from Brassica napus cultivar Da-Ae chromosome C1, Da-Ae, whole genome shotgun sequence contains the following coding sequences:
- the LOC125580773 gene encoding uncharacterized protein LOC125580773: MANIEKLQFPALKVTGENYVRWVTNVKPYLVIKKITEAIEVGNKSPPEHIAEAIIFLKKHLDENLTHDYGDVEDPAVLWQALKDRFDNQKEINLPHALEEWKTLRFQDFQRVRDYNSTILRIVAQLKYCGNPVTEAEMLDKTYNTFHKEHNVLSRIYRKCGYTKFSELMVTLMLAEKNDELLIKNHNSRPTGAKAFPEVNATAVEYSGRRNQTNRGRGRRFNNKRGKPYYPKSIRSNKWVRSEQPPKGKETEEDTTKKSETVCYRCGCKGHWSRTCRTPPHLCKLYQESIKGKAKEVNLTENVEGTSYLESSDFANELD, translated from the coding sequence atggcaaacatcgagaaactccagttcccggctctgaaagtaaccggcgaaaattatgtcagatgggtcacaaatgtgaaaccttatcttgtaataaaaaagataaccgaagcgatagaagtcggtaacaaatcgccacccgagcatatagccgaagcgattatcttcctgaagaagcatttagatgagaatctaactcacgactatggagacgttgaggacccagccgtactatggcaagccttgaaagataggttcgataatcaaaaggaaatcaatctccctcacgctcttgaagagtggaaaaccctgaggtttcaggatttccaaagggttagagattacaattccactatcttgaggatagttgcacaattaaaatattgtggtaaccctgtcaccgaagcagaaatgcttgacaagacatataatactttccacaaagaacacaacgtcttatcccgaatttacagaaaatgtgggtacaccaaattttctgaattgatggtaacactcatgttggctgaaaagaacgatgagttactaatcaaaaaccataattcccgacctacgggagccaaggcatttcccgaagtgaatgctacggcggtagaatattcgggaaggagaaaccagaccaaccgaggtcgtggtcggcgtttcaacaacaaacgtggaaagccttactatcctaaaagtattagatctaacaaatgggttagatctgaacaacctcctaaaggcaaagaaaccgaagaggataccacaaagaaaagtgagactgtatgttacagatgtggatgtaagggacattggtcccgtacctgtcgtactcccccacatttgtgcaagttatatcaagagtccataaaaggaaaggctaaagaggtgaacctcacagaaaatgttgaagggacttcataccttgaatcctccgacttcgctaatgagctggactag